In Desulfonatronum thiodismutans, the genomic window GACCTCGGCCGGGGCTTCCAGGACGATCTCCCGGACCAGGCCGTTGCCCCCAGGCATCCGGCCGGCCCCGCCGGAGCCGCGGCGGATCGAATATTCCGTGACCAGAAAAGGATAGGCGTACTCCAGGGCCTCCACCGGGGTGTTCAGGGTGTTGGTCATGTGGGCGTGGACCGCGGACGCGCCGGGAACATGCCGGGACGCACCCATGCCTCCGGCCAGGGTTTCGTAGTAGGCGAAGGGTCGGTCGCGGCGCGGGTCGTGTCCGCCGATGGAGATGTTGTTCATGGTCCCCTGGCTGGCCGCGGGGATGGTTTCGGGCAGGGCCTGGGCCAGGGCGCCGAGGATCACGTCCACGATTCGCTGGGAGGTCTCCACGTTGCCTCCGGCCACGGCGGACGGAAACAGGGCGTCCACCACGGACCCGGGCCGGGTGATCACTTCGAGGGGACGCAGGCATCCGGCATTGGCCGGGATGGATTCCCGAACCAGGCAGCGGAACACGTACAAACAGGCGGACAGGGTGATTGCCCGGACGGCGTTGACCGGCCCGGGGACCTGATCGTCGGAGGCACTGAAGTCCAGCACGACGCGACCTCCGTCCGCGGTCAGCTCCAGGCGGATGGCGATGTCTTCCCGGCCCAGCCCGTCCCCGTCCAGCCTGTCCTCGAAGCGGTAGGTTCCCGCTGGAATCCGGGCCACGGCCTCGCGGGTCATGGTTTCAGCGTAGTCGTTCAGGGCGCGGGCGTAGAAGCGTACGGTTTCCGGGTCGTACTTGGCCAACAGTTCCTGGGCTCGGCGTACTCCGGTCATGTTGGCCATGACTTGTGCCGAGAAGTCGCCCTCCCGTTCTTGAGGCGTGCGGACGTTGTTCAGAAAAAAACGCAGGATCTTCTCGTCGATGCGTCCGGCCTCCACAAGCTTCAGCGGCGGAATGATCACCCCTTCCTGAAAGATGGAAGTGGATAGGGGCATGGACCCGGCGGCCATGCCGCCCACGTCGGCGTGGTGGGCCCGGTTGGCCACGTAGAATTCCGGCTTGTCGCCGCCTGGAGCGTAAACCGGGGCGACCAGGGTGATGTCCGGCAGGTGGGTGCCGCCCTTGAAGGGATCGTTGAGCACGACCATGTCCCCCGGGCCCATGGACTCGGCCATGGCCGCCTGCACGGACAGAGGCATGGAGCCCAGGTGCACGGGGATGTGCGCGGCCTGGGCCACCATCTCGCCTTCGGCGTCGAACAAAGCGCAGGAAAAGTCACGCCGTTCCTTGATGTTCGGGGAATAGGCCGTGCGCATCAGGGCCATGCCCATTTCCTCGGCAATGGAGGAGAAGCGGTTCTTGAACACTTCCAGCAGGATTGGGTTGAGGGTCATGGGTTTTCCTCTAAGGGGTGCGGCTGGGCTTGGGAATCGGATCGGCAATTCGTCGTCAGCGGTCCGGCATGACTCGATTTTCCGGCTTCGCAACTCCTTCGCCGGTTTCGGACGAGGCGACGTATTCCCGGGGGTTCATGCCCAGCAGACAGAAGATTTCGTACGGAATGGTCCCCCACCAGGAGGACAGGTCTTCAGGGGTGATGGAGGCCTGCCCGTCCGAACCCAACAGCACGGCCGGATCGCCGGGCGCGACGCCGGGAATGTCGGTCACGTCCACGGCGGTCATCTGCATGCACACCCGGCCGAGAATTTTGGCCCGTTGACCGTGAAGCAGCATCCAGCCCGTGTTGGACAGGCCTCGTGAATAGGCGTCCGCGTATCCGGCTCCGACGATGGCCACGGTCTTGTCCCGGTCCGCGACATAGGTTCGCCCGTAGGAGATGGACGCCCCCATGGCCAAGGGATGCACGGCCAGCACCGGGGCCTGCACGCGCATGGCCGGTCGGAGATCCCGACCCAGATGAGCCAACTCGGTGCCGTGGAAAGGGTTGGCGCCGTACAGGGCGATGCCCGGCCGCTGGCGGTCCCAGGCCAGATCCGGAAAGGCCAGCAATCCGGCGGAATTGACCAGGGAACAGCGCAGATCCGGCCAAGCGGCGTCAAAGTGATCGCGAATGCGCTGGAACCGGGCCGCTTGTTCCCGGACGAAGTCCGCCTGGTCCGGGGCGTCCGCTGTGGCCAGGTGGCTGAACAGCCATTGGGGTTGCAGCAGAGGGCAACGGGAAAGGGTTTCCAGAACCCGACCCGCGTCTTCCGCGCCGAAGCCCAGCCGGGCCATGCCGGTGTCGAACTTCAGGGCCACCACGGGTCGATGTTTTGCCCGATCGGCGGCTTCCTGGAGCCGGATCAGCTGATCATGTCGAGCGGCTATCGGTACGATGCCTCGTTCCACCGCCTCGCGGGCTTCCTCGGGAGATTGGGGGCCCAGCAGGGCGAACACGGTCCCCTCCACCTTGGGGCGTAATCGGACCGCCTCGTCCACCGTGCCCACGGCGAAAAAATCCGCCCCACATTCAGCCAGGGCTCGGGCCACGGGAATCAGGCCGTGGCCGTAGGCGTCGGACTTGATCACGGGGATCAGGGCCGTGCCCCGAGAACGCAGGAAGCGGTGGTTGTGTCGGATGGCATCCAGGTCGATGGTGACGCGCAACAGGTTGTAGTCGATGGGCATGGTGATCTTTGGTGTGCAATCGTCCAGAATAGTAGGGCAGTTATTGCAATATCTCTTCTAGGGCTTGTTCCGCGATGTCCACATCCACGGCCAGCCAGATCAATTCAATGTCCCTGGCGAGGAAATAATGGGCCTGTCCCTGTCCCAAGGCCATGTAAAAGGGAATTTCCTCCCTGGATCTGCGCATCAGGTGGGAAAAGCCGTGACCCTCCTTGCCCATGATCCGGGCCATCTCCTCCATGTCCTTCACGGCCCGTGCCGGATCTTCGTACAGGGAGACGTAGTACGTGGCCGATCCCCGCAAGCCCTGGTACGTGGCGATGAAATTGTCCTGGGTGGCCACGTCGCCGTGATGCATCCGGTCGATGATTTTGGCGGCCTCGGCCCCGTCGAGCAGATTGATCAGCGTCATTCCGGCGATGCTTCGGGGGATGAACTCAGGGGCGGCGACTTCCGGATCGTCGGCTTGTTCCGCCGTCACCGGGTTCGCCGTGAAGGCCGTGATCAGGGCGAGCAGGGCGAGGGCCGCGGAGGCCCGGTACATGAAGGATTTGATGGAAAAACGAGGATGGAACCGCATGGCGAATCCCCTTGTTTGTTGGTGGGTTGATCGGGTGTGCCGCGAAGAGGCCGAAGTTCGGGCCTCTTCGCGGGAACGTCAGTTCTTGACCGTCACCTCGACGACGTTTTGGCGAGCGATGCTGATTTCCCGGCCTCCCTCCTGCTTGACGAAAACGTGCATGAAGCCCATGACCTCATACTCGCCGTCTTCCAGGACGGTGGTGTCCCAGCGGACCGGAAAGAACGCCTCCTGATCCTCGGACTCTCCGATCTTGACCCAGGTGGCTTCGCCTTTTTTCCTGTAGTACCAAGGGTTGGTGATCCGGCTCACCGGCCCCTTGATGTTCAGCTTCTCCAATTGCTTGGTCAGCAAATCCCTGTCCAGGTCTTCGCGCAGCAGGATCGTGCCGGAGTAGACCTGAGACACCTCGGTGGGCACGATGAAGATTGGTCCCCAGTTGTACGACATGATGCGCCTCCTTTGAGCTCGATGCTTGAGCGGATTGTCGCGGATCGACCGGTCGCTCGGAAGAGTATGGGTACATTTTTTCGTTATCCGACTCTATCCAGCAAGGCAACCGACTTCAATGGAAACTACGCCGGAAAAAGGATCGGCAGCAGCCAGACGCAGACCACCATGGAGATGATGGTCAGGGGGACGCCCAGTTTCATGTAGTCCACGAAACGGTAGCCGCCAGGACTCATCACCAGCAGATGGGCCGGGTGGGACAGCGGGCTGGCGAAGCTGGAGGAGGCGGACATGGCCACGGTCATCATCAAGAGTTGAGGGGAAATGCCCATCGCCTCGGCGGTGGTCAGGGCCACCGGGGCCATCAGGACCACCAGGGCCGCGGTGGGAATGACCTGGGTGCCGAGCACCGTGACCAGGAACAGGGCCGCCACCACCCAGCGGGGGCCGAAGTCGCCGACCACGGCGAGCAGAGCCTCGGCCCCCATCTGGGCCGCGCCGGTGTTTTCCACGGCCACGCCCAGAGGCAGCATGCAGGCGATCAGAAAGACGACCTTCCACTCAATGGCCCGGTAGGCCTCGTCCATGCTGATGCATTTCAGAAGGACCATCAGGGTCGAACCCACCAGCGCGGCGATGGCAATGGGCAGCAGCCCGAAAATGGCGCTGAGCACCACGCAGAGCATGATCAACGCGGCGACGGGGGCCTTTTCCAAGCGCGGGGCCTGGGCCGCGGACTGGTCGAGGACGAGAAAGTCCGGGTTGCGGGCAATGGCCTCCAGACTGCGCCGGGAGCCGTGGACCAGCAAGGCGTCTCCAAATTGAAGAGGCAGGTCCTGCAATCCGGTCCGATGGGCCCGGCCCTTGCGCCAGACGGCCAGGACGCTGACCCCGTACTGATCCCGAAACATCAAATCGGCCAGGGTCTTTCCGGCCAGAGAAGTCCGCGGTGAAAGCAGGACTTCGGTCACGGCCACCTGTTGGGATTCCAGCTCGGCCAGCAATTCCGGATTTTGTTCGGCGATGGCGAGTTCCTGCAAGCCTTGCAGCAGTTCCAGGTCTCGTTCCGTGCCTTGCAGGACGAGCAAGTCGCCTGGACGGACGATTTCAGTGGCCGCGGGCATGCAGACCATGGCGTCGTCCCGCAGGATGCTGACCACGGTCAGACCGAAGGCGTTGCCCAACCGGCTGTCCATCAGATCCCGTCCGGCCAGTACGGAACCCTCCGGCACCCGCACGGCCAGAAAGTGGACGTCCCCGCCCGGAAGTTCGTCCGAATTTTCCTTGGAAACTCCCCTCAGATTTCGCAAGGGGCCGGTCTGAATCGGGATCGGGTCCGTGATGATCCCGCTTTGAACCAACTTGTCCAGGGGCTCCCGCTCTCCTTGGAGTAAGAGGCGGTCTCCCGGAGTGAAGCGGTGATATTGTGGATGCTTGAGAGTCCGGCCCTCGGCCGTGCGAACGCGCAGCACCTGGACCAGATGCTCTCGGCGCAGGCCGCTTTGGGCCAGGGTCGTGCCGACCAGAGGGGACTGCTCGCCGACATGGCCTTCGACAATGGCCGTGCGCTCGCAAAACAGGGCATCCAGACGGCCAAGCGGCTCCACTCGCAGATGTTGATCACCCTGGAATCGTTGAAGCTGTTCCGGCTGCCCATGTACGATGACCGTGTCTGCGGCCTGGAGCATGTCCGTGGCTCTGGGCGCCAGCATCAACACTCCCTTGCGTTGCAGGGCCACCACGGTCAGGTACAGGGCCGAGCCGATCCGGCTTTCGGCCAAGGTGCGGCCATCCAGGGGAGAACCGGCCGGAATGGTGATGGCGAAGACATGGGAGTCCATCTCATAGGAAGCTCCGGAAGACCGATCCCCACGGCCCGCCGCGGATGGTCCGGGCTTGTGAATCGGCAGCATCCGGCGGCCGATGAGCACCACGAAGATGATCCCGGCCGCGACGATGGCCGCGGTGATGGGGGTGAAGTCCAGCAGGGCGAATGGCGCGTAACCGGCGTTGCGCAGGGCGTCCGTGGCCAGGATGTTGGGCGGGGTGGATATCCCGGTGAACGGTCCGCCCAAAAGACAGCCCAGGGCCAGGGGCATCAGCAGCCTTGACGGCGGACGACCGCTGCGCCGGGCCAGTTCCATGGTCGCGGGCAACAAAATCGCGGCCACGGTGACCGTGTTGATCAGGGCGGAAAGCAGGCTCGCGGCCACCATCAGGGCGATGATCAGCACGGCCTCGCTGCCTTTGGCAAAGCGTTGCAACGGTTGTCCGAGCTGATGGGCCACGCCGGTACGGGTCAACCCGGCGGACAGGATGAACATGGCCCAGACCGTGACCACGGCCGGGCTGCTGAAGCCGGCCAGAGCGTCTTGCGGTGAGACGAGACCGGTCAGGGCCAGGGCGGACAGCACCAGCAACCCCACCAGATCCACCCGCAGCCACCCGGCGATGAACACCACCAGGGCCGCCGCGATGATCGTTGTCAGTAGAAAGAGATCCATGGCGTAACGTGTTCCTTGAAGAGTATTTCAGAGCGCGGGAGCGTCGTTGTCCGGTCGGTGTCCAGCCAGGTCGCGGGTCGCCTCGATCAGCGCCTCCATGGAGAGCTTGGGCGGCAGCGCCCATGGTGAGGGCCAGTTTGGGGGTAGATGAAATTCCTGGCCGGGCCAGGCGATATGCCAGGCATGGAGCAGCATGCCGCCGGGGCGGGGCGGCCCCCCGTATTTGACGTCTCCGACCAGAGGATGACCGCGGGAAGCCAGTTGCACCCGGATCTGATGGGTGCGTCCGGTCAGCGGCGCGACCAGGACCAGGGCGGCGTCCTGAGACTGGAAGAGAGTTTGGATCAGGGTGTGGGTGGGTTTGCCCGCGCCGACCCGCATTTTTTCACCGAGGCCCGTCCGTACTTTGGACGTCTGGTCCCGCAACAGCAAGGGTTCGCCCCACGCGGGGCTTCCCTGGACCCAGGCCAGATAGGTTTTGCGGACCTTTTCGGAGCGCCACAGGTCTTGCAGGGCTTGGAGCCGGGAGTAGGTCTTGGCCACGACCAGCAGACCCGAAGTGTCCCGATCCAGGCGGTGAACCAGGGCGGGCTTCCAGAGGTGTTCCGCGAAACGGGAGGTCAGACGGCTCGCGATGCTGTCCTGGTGGCCGGTTCCGGCATGGACCGGGAGGCCTTTGGGTTTGGCCAGCACGAGCAGGTCGCGGTCTTCATGCACCACGTCGAGATGGAGGGCTTCGGGACAGTCGGGAACCTGGGTGACGGACGATCCTGTCTCCGGGAGGTCATGGGGTGGAACGCGGATGCGCTGCTGCGCGTCCAGACGGGTCCCGGGCTTGGCCCGGGACCCGTCCACGCGGATTTGCCCGGTGCGGATCCAACGCTGCAAGGCCGAAGCCGGGATGGCTCCGGCCAAGCGGCGTTGAAGGAACTGAAGGAGCTTCTGACCGGCTTCGGGTTCGCTCACCGTCCAGATTTGGACTCCCGGCATCGCGAACCGGGACTATTCCAGGCCGATGTCCAGCGTGGTCCCGGTATCCGGCACGGTGTCCAGGTCCAGGGCGTAGGTCAGCAACACGGTGCGGCGCTGGGTGAACCCGGTCACTCCCGGGTGGGTGTTCACCAGGACGAAAAGTGCGGTGCGTCCGTCGTTCATCACATCGGCCAGGCCGTAATCCACCACCGTACCGCGGATGCGCCGGGTCTTCCAGTTGATGTTCAGGTTGATGCCGTCCCAGAACAAAGAGTGGATTTCTCCCTGGGGGAAATACCGGTAGCGGGCGAAGAACTGGGCCGAAAGGGAAATGTTCCGGTTGACCAAGAGGTTCCAGGCCGTATCCCTGCCCAGCCGAACCGGGACCAGGCGGGAGGGGATGTAGTAGTAACCCCTCAGCTCTTCAGTGCTTCTGTCCTGCCCGAGGCCCGGCAAGGTTTCGTCCATTTCCAGGCCGAGGGCCGAACCGGCATAGGACTCGTCGGTAACCGACTGAAAGCTGTTGGTGGAGGAAAAGACGCGCAGTTTGTCGCGATGGTCGGCGACGACGATCTTGAAGTCGTTGTCCTGGGGCAGGAAGGTGAAATTGAAGACGTTGGCCTCTCGCGGCAGGTTCAGAGGCGTGCCCAGGTCCAGGCTTCCGTCCATGCGCAGCACCTCGTGGACCCCGGAGTCAAAAAGTCGGTTGCGGCCTTTACGCTGTCCGATCAGGATGGACTGCAACTCCGGTGGCTGACGCACCACGTTCATGTACAGGGGGATGCGGTCTTCAAGGAGCGTGAAGCGACCGTCGATGAAGTTCAGGATGAATGAACGCGGCGTCTCCTCGAGTATCGCCGAGACGATGATTTCCTGAAATCCGTCCCGGTTGATGTCCAGCAGGTTGATGTTCAGACATTGGACACGGGTTGGGGCGGCGTATTCGGCCAAAGGCATCAACTTGTTGTCCACCACGTGGTAGGCCAGGACCTTGTTGTCCGTGAGGAGGAAGATCTCGTTGTTGCCGTCGCCGTTGGCGTCTCCGACCACCATGCCCAGGGAGGAGAAGGGCAGGGCCTGGCTGCGCCAGCGGCCGGGCGCGTCCGCCGATCCGGCGTACAAAATTTCCGGGTTCAGGTGGTAGGGCGTGCGTTCCGGGCCGTATTCGTTGTAGATCAGATCCGGATGGCTCGGCCCGGCGGGTCGGGCCGGTTGGCCCGCCTGGGGCTGGGCGGCCTGCTCCTGACGTCTGCCGAAGACCTGGGCGTTGATCTCCTGGGCCACTCCTTCCAGGGCGGGAATCAGGTCGTTGAGCGGTACCTGGGCGGAATGCGGAAAGTCGTTGCCCTTGGCGTCCAGCACATAGACGTCCAGGCTGGCTTGGTCGCCGAGAATGGTTACGCTGCCGAAGATCAGGTAATCCGTGCCCAGGGCAACCAACGCCTCCTGGGCCTGTTCCACGGAGGCCGGAGTCGTGGGGACGGTCTGGGAGATGACGGGCCTGTCCACGTCTTCGAAGCGGTCGGCCCACTTTAAGCGCGAAGTGAGCATGGTCTGCACGCCTTGCCCAAGGTAGGCGTACTGGTCCGGGCCGTGGACGGTGAAGGGCAGCACGGCGAAGCGCTTCAGCGTGTCCTCGGCCAGGGCCGCCCTGGGCGGCGTGGCGCAGGTGAACAGAACAACGGCCATCAGTAAAAAACGGAAGTAATGACGCATGGAGGTCTCCTTGACATTGGCGGGAAGGGACATCATGTCGGGCTGGTCGCGTCGCGCAAGACCACGACGAGTTGTCCGGGCCCGGAACGGCGGAGCGTGACCCGGGCGGCGTTGTTGACGGTTTGGGCCAGAATTTCCAGTTCCTCGGGAAGTCTGGGCCGGAAGACGGAGGCTCCGCCCTCTGGAAGGTACAGTCGGAGATGGCTTTCAGCGTCGTCGCTGAACAAATCCGGCCCGATCCACATTTGCACGTCGCCCTGGGATTGGGATACAAGCGAAAGATACAGCAGCCACAAGCCCTGAATCCTGTCGCGCTCAGGCATTCCGGGTGCCAGCAGCGATTCCAGCTTGGCGGAGAGATCGTCCACCACCTCGCCCAGCCTGGACTCCAGGGCGTCGAGTACGGCGGAGCGTCGGCTCGGAGGACAGTGCCTCAAGGCTTGGAACAGGGCCGCGAACAGCGCGGACGAAATGTCTCGCGAATCGTTTCCGGAAACCGTCGCGGGACGGTCTGAAAAAGTGGAAGGCGAATCGGAAGCCATGCCGGCAAGTGGATCGGGTAATGACTCGGAGAATGGGGCGATCAACGGCAACGGTCCATATGTTTTTGGAAAGTCGAAAAAACCATTTTAGACGCTTTCATTCACCAACGCAAATGATGATTTGCGCGCATAAGGGAGAGCACGGGCCGCATGCCAAGAAGTTTTCGCATCGTCTGCCGGCCTGAGCACGTCGGGCTGGTGGAGGAATTGCTGCGGGTCGAAGGCCACGTCTTCGCCCCGGAGCCCTTTTTCCCCCTTGCCCGTCGGATGGTGGAGGAACCGGCTCCGCTGGGAACTTCCGTTGCCGCGGCTTTTGGTCTGATCTACATCCAGGACCGTTCCTCCATGCTCGCGCCGCTCTTGCTGCAACCTCCCCAGGGCGGCACGGCGCTGGACATGTGCGCGAGCCCGGGCAGCAAGACCGGCCTGTTGGCCCAACTCGTGGGTCCCTCGGGGATGGTTCTGGCCAACGAGCCCAATCCGCGGCGGCTGGCGACGCTGCGCCAGAACATAACAGCCCTGAATCTGATCCAGGTGGCCACCTGCGGACGTCCCGGACAGGAATTGCCCCTGCCCGAAGCCTTGTTCACCCATATCCAGTTGGACCCTCCGTGCAGTGGATGGGGGACCGTGGAGCGCAACCCCCGGGTTCTGGAAATGTGGCCGGAACACAAGCTCGGGCCGCTGGTCGCCCTGCAACGCGAGTTGTTGCGCAAGGCCGCCGCGCTGCTGGCCCCGGGCGGGCGGCTGCTTTACTCCACCTGCACCACGAATCCGGCGGAGAACCGGGAACAGGTCCGCTGGGCCGAGGAGCACCTCGGCCTGACGCCCGTTCCGCTGCATCCCCTGCCGGGCTTCGAGCAGTCCCATATCCGGTCCGATGCCCTGGGCGAGGACGACGGTTGCCTGCACGTTCATACCGAGGCCGGGGAGGGGCAGGGCTTTTTTTTCGCCGCCCTGACATGTTCCGAAGCCTCTCCGGCAGCTTCCAGGGAAAAACGGGAAGGACCCGCTGCGTTGGAATCCTCCGGACGGCTCCATGGAGGCAGGGGAAGGAGAAAGGGTGATGCGTTCGGCACGGTGATCCGGCCCGGCGAGTTTCCCGGCCTGGAGAACGTGGTCTGGGAACATCTGCCTCCGGGAGAACTCCGGGAGTTCAACGGACGGGTGGTCTTTTTGCCGGAACCGGCCTTGTCTCAAGGCCTGGACTTGCCGTCTTCCCTGGGTTGGCGAGGATTCGACATGGGTCGATCGACGGGCCGAACCTTGCGGCTCAATCCCCGGTTGCGGCTGCTGCTGCCGGAATACAGGCCCGGTCAGGGGCTGAACCTGGACGACGCGCGGGACCTGAAAAAGCTGTTGCAGGGCCAAAGTCTGGATTTGCCCTCGGGAGCCGCGACCGGACTTTCGGGACGGGCCCGTGGGACTGTCAGGGAGCGGGCCAGGGGGGCTGTCGGGAGCTGGATCGGGCTCTACTGGCGCGGCTTGCCCCTGGGCTGGGCCACGGTCAAGGGCGGACGGTGTCTATGGTCGCCGAAGTGAGCATGCCCGGCGCTTTTCCTCCGGAATGGCCTGGGTGTAGGCCTGAAAGACGTCCTCGCGGTTAATCAGGCCCAGCACGTGATGGGCGTCGACCTCCGGTGTTTCGGGCCTGATGTCTTCCCGGACCACGGGAATCTGGTCCACGTCCGCCTGCACGAAGGCCATCAGGGCCGTATACAAAGAGTCCTCGGGCCGGAGCAGCACGGGCTTGCGGGCCACGTCCTTGACCACCAGCAGATCGCACAGATCCTGTTCGTAAAGGATCGTTCGCACGTCCTGGATGGACAGAATGCCGGTGATGCGGTCGTCGCGGCCGCGCACGGGAAAGTTGAACTGGCTGGTGTTGGCGATGACGTCCATCAAGGCCCCCCAGGTCGTCCCTTCCTCCAGAATGATCACCCGGCCGGGCCGGAAATGATCCTGGACGCGCAGTTCCTCCAGGACGTTGATAGTGGCGTCCTCCCGGTGCGCGGGTGAGTCGAACTTGTTTTCGGCCTGGTGCTCGTAGAGCGAGACGTCGCGGTTGATGACCAGGCACAGGGCCGAGGCCAGCATCAGCGGGACCAGCAGGCCGTAGCTCTGGGTGATCTCGCAGACCATGATCAGCGGGCCCACCGCGGCGTTGGCCACTCCGGCGAAAAACGCGGCCATGCCCACCAGGACGTAGCCTCCGGGCTGCGTAACCACGCCCGGAAGCAGGAAATGGCCGACCTGCCCCACCACGCCGCCGCACATTCCGCCCACGAACAGGGCCGGGGCGAACATCCCGCCGCTCATGCCCGACCCCAGGGTGATGGACGTGGCCAGGGTCTTGCCCAGAAACACGGCCAGCATCACCACCAGGGACAATTGGCCCAGCACGGCCATTTCCAGCCAGCCGTAGCCGTCGCTGAGCACGGGCGGAAAGGCGACCCCCAGCATGCCCACCAGCAGGCCGCCCAGGCCCATGGACCAGACCAGCCCGGCGCGTTGCCGGACATGCTCGAAAACAGTGCGT contains:
- a CDS encoding RsmB/NOP family class I SAM-dependent RNA methyltransferase: MPRSFRIVCRPEHVGLVEELLRVEGHVFAPEPFFPLARRMVEEPAPLGTSVAAAFGLIYIQDRSSMLAPLLLQPPQGGTALDMCASPGSKTGLLAQLVGPSGMVLANEPNPRRLATLRQNITALNLIQVATCGRPGQELPLPEALFTHIQLDPPCSGWGTVERNPRVLEMWPEHKLGPLVALQRELLRKAAALLAPGGRLLYSTCTTNPAENREQVRWAEEHLGLTPVPLHPLPGFEQSHIRSDALGEDDGCLHVHTEAGEGQGFFFAALTCSEASPAASREKREGPAALESSGRLHGGRGRRKGDAFGTVIRPGEFPGLENVVWEHLPPGELREFNGRVVFLPEPALSQGLDLPSSLGWRGFDMGRSTGRTLRLNPRLRLLLPEYRPGQGLNLDDARDLKKLLQGQSLDLPSGAATGLSGRARGTVRERARGAVGSWIGLYWRGLPLGWATVKGGRCLWSPK
- a CDS encoding FG-GAP repeat domain-containing protein, encoding MRHYFRFLLMAVVLFTCATPPRAALAEDTLKRFAVLPFTVHGPDQYAYLGQGVQTMLTSRLKWADRFEDVDRPVISQTVPTTPASVEQAQEALVALGTDYLIFGSVTILGDQASLDVYVLDAKGNDFPHSAQVPLNDLIPALEGVAQEINAQVFGRRQEQAAQPQAGQPARPAGPSHPDLIYNEYGPERTPYHLNPEILYAGSADAPGRWRSQALPFSSLGMVVGDANGDGNNEIFLLTDNKVLAYHVVDNKLMPLAEYAAPTRVQCLNINLLDINRDGFQEIIVSAILEETPRSFILNFIDGRFTLLEDRIPLYMNVVRQPPELQSILIGQRKGRNRLFDSGVHEVLRMDGSLDLGTPLNLPREANVFNFTFLPQDNDFKIVVADHRDKLRVFSSTNSFQSVTDESYAGSALGLEMDETLPGLGQDRSTEELRGYYYIPSRLVPVRLGRDTAWNLLVNRNISLSAQFFARYRYFPQGEIHSLFWDGINLNINWKTRRIRGTVVDYGLADVMNDGRTALFVLVNTHPGVTGFTQRRTVLLTYALDLDTVPDTGTTLDIGLE
- a CDS encoding RluA family pseudouridine synthase — translated: MSEPEAGQKLLQFLQRRLAGAIPASALQRWIRTGQIRVDGSRAKPGTRLDAQQRIRVPPHDLPETGSSVTQVPDCPEALHLDVVHEDRDLLVLAKPKGLPVHAGTGHQDSIASRLTSRFAEHLWKPALVHRLDRDTSGLLVVAKTYSRLQALQDLWRSEKVRKTYLAWVQGSPAWGEPLLLRDQTSKVRTGLGEKMRVGAGKPTHTLIQTLFQSQDAALVLVAPLTGRTHQIRVQLASRGHPLVGDVKYGGPPRPGGMLLHAWHIAWPGQEFHLPPNWPSPWALPPKLSMEALIEATRDLAGHRPDNDAPAL
- the alr gene encoding alanine racemase — its product is MPIDYNLLRVTIDLDAIRHNHRFLRSRGTALIPVIKSDAYGHGLIPVARALAECGADFFAVGTVDEAVRLRPKVEGTVFALLGPQSPEEAREAVERGIVPIAARHDQLIRLQEAADRAKHRPVVALKFDTGMARLGFGAEDAGRVLETLSRCPLLQPQWLFSHLATADAPDQADFVREQAARFQRIRDHFDAAWPDLRCSLVNSAGLLAFPDLAWDRQRPGIALYGANPFHGTELAHLGRDLRPAMRVQAPVLAVHPLAMGASISYGRTYVADRDKTVAIVGAGYADAYSRGLSNTGWMLLHGQRAKILGRVCMQMTAVDVTDIPGVAPGDPAVLLGSDGQASITPEDLSSWWGTIPYEIFCLLGMNPREYVASSETGEGVAKPENRVMPDR
- a CDS encoding chloride channel protein, with the translated sequence MSFLEPYFRKWGHFIHAASRGGSARWVLLGMLAGLLSGLAAVAFFVSLEGLRHFFLVYLAGLNLPLPSGEDLFHGEPGTYRPWLVPILTASVGILTGFLVSRWIPEPMSGGTDGTDAMIKAFHRQDGQMPVRATLIKSTTAVLTIAGGGSAGREGPMAQLGGCFGSLLANRLGLSVKERRILLLSGAAGGLGAVFRAPLGGAITAVEVLYREDFEAEAILPALISSVTAYSLFTLFFGAVPMLETPEFRFQSAQELPFYIVLALVCALAGRAYLSTFFFIKRTVFEHVRQRAGLVWSMGLGGLLVGMLGVAFPPVLSDGYGWLEMAVLGQLSLVVMLAVFLGKTLATSITLGSGMSGGMFAPALFVGGMCGGVVGQVGHFLLPGVVTQPGGYVLVGMAAFFAGVANAAVGPLIMVCEITQSYGLLVPLMLASALCLVINRDVSLYEHQAENKFDSPAHREDATINVLEELRVQDHFRPGRVIILEEGTTWGALMDVIANTSQFNFPVRGRDDRITGILSIQDVRTILYEQDLCDLLVVKDVARKPVLLRPEDSLYTALMAFVQADVDQIPVVREDIRPETPEVDAHHVLGLINREDVFQAYTQAIPEEKRRACSLRRP
- a CDS encoding SLC13 family permease, which gives rise to MDLFLLTTIIAAALVVFIAGWLRVDLVGLLVLSALALTGLVSPQDALAGFSSPAVVTVWAMFILSAGLTRTGVAHQLGQPLQRFAKGSEAVLIIALMVAASLLSALINTVTVAAILLPATMELARRSGRPPSRLLMPLALGCLLGGPFTGISTPPNILATDALRNAGYAPFALLDFTPITAAIVAAGIIFVVLIGRRMLPIHKPGPSAAGRGDRSSGASYEMDSHVFAITIPAGSPLDGRTLAESRIGSALYLTVVALQRKGVLMLAPRATDMLQAADTVIVHGQPEQLQRFQGDQHLRVEPLGRLDALFCERTAIVEGHVGEQSPLVGTTLAQSGLRREHLVQVLRVRTAEGRTLKHPQYHRFTPGDRLLLQGEREPLDKLVQSGIITDPIPIQTGPLRNLRGVSKENSDELPGGDVHFLAVRVPEGSVLAGRDLMDSRLGNAFGLTVVSILRDDAMVCMPAATEIVRPGDLLVLQGTERDLELLQGLQELAIAEQNPELLAELESQQVAVTEVLLSPRTSLAGKTLADLMFRDQYGVSVLAVWRKGRAHRTGLQDLPLQFGDALLVHGSRRSLEAIARNPDFLVLDQSAAQAPRLEKAPVAALIMLCVVLSAIFGLLPIAIAALVGSTLMVLLKCISMDEAYRAIEWKVVFLIACMLPLGVAVENTGAAQMGAEALLAVVGDFGPRWVVAALFLVTVLGTQVIPTAALVVLMAPVALTTAEAMGISPQLLMMTVAMSASSSFASPLSHPAHLLVMSPGGYRFVDYMKLGVPLTIISMVVCVWLLPILFPA
- a CDS encoding hydantoinase B/oxoprolinase family protein; its protein translation is MTLNPILLEVFKNRFSSIAEEMGMALMRTAYSPNIKERRDFSCALFDAEGEMVAQAAHIPVHLGSMPLSVQAAMAESMGPGDMVVLNDPFKGGTHLPDITLVAPVYAPGGDKPEFYVANRAHHADVGGMAAGSMPLSTSIFQEGVIIPPLKLVEAGRIDEKILRFFLNNVRTPQEREGDFSAQVMANMTGVRRAQELLAKYDPETVRFYARALNDYAETMTREAVARIPAGTYRFEDRLDGDGLGREDIAIRLELTADGGRVVLDFSASDDQVPGPVNAVRAITLSACLYVFRCLVRESIPANAGCLRPLEVITRPGSVVDALFPSAVAGGNVETSQRIVDVILGALAQALPETIPAASQGTMNNISIGGHDPRRDRPFAYYETLAGGMGASRHVPGASAVHAHMTNTLNTPVEALEYAYPFLVTEYSIRRGSGGAGRMPGGNGLVREIVLEAPAEVTVLAERRTRGPYGVQGGQTGAPGRNILIQDGVPTVMPGKFSTQVAAGDAVRVETPGGGGYGGHATESGQV